One Plasmodium cynomolgi strain B DNA, chromosome 12, whole genome shotgun sequence genomic region harbors:
- a CDS encoding hypothetical protein (putative): MSSLSVGDWTRERRGSKLFADNFEKVFKENFDESSRLKKSELISILACICTNIVIEYLKIKEEKKTENFEYPFDYSLMNILKLVNFEYDVNEELQKKRKKEKKEFNRRKFKGGGVQMGTMGEGTVRERGDGRDRGGGRDRRGDNVPSELHLGGPLTEGVYEETEEEVNINIDNKNTKEENEKLDEYIKMMEFNTMEIKDIEPYIDLFFGKKTYEKVFVKNGIDIHKIYDKLSEALFDKCQEKANVMELQKFVEHEEKNLRKKKIHVRNGTMSFDEYMDGLGSLEESKGVREVERILYDGEVPSGGNEKEEKKKRKNGNVINGLSSSERRDGDHLGVDLGDGPDTDGDGDEDSPGGDSRSGGRVDRSDGHGVEDSPGSANRGNQNDGGEGHEGGEEDFSQGGHQRREGEFEGKEEHKEEGRSEKRGGVEFLNGISYALIKGEAEMEAKGDASIETKGDSVEDPIGNAAGDPQGNIVLIKFVYDKKYACEFRTDIGVIAYEGVGTELSDDIKEGVKKMHSRVSNGEVLSDSDLIRGGPFKRILEDLNFEKLYEMPYKKRFARKQSIVREMNASVVAQKGVSEIDAYPLLYGYLKVWENDLHCYELNKVEMRHMCGVEQGGKKGGENMPSAKMKYNFFRNYDEEGDQAGGERDDQPDGVLIDSDRYRQIVLADDDKENGNIYDLLGEGEFSNNDYISFKAKLFINNRNEINCYEDLITKLRCDNSNLSVTILSRLNKIKEDLSFVSGEEFLKNYTFDEEDEFFNFQKIVHRCMVESRYHSMFRSEGGGLKGGERNFKLFCHHDDSSDGKRRESALRTVRERNVFGPQVRKGITRLPSRIGRALSINAKVSAEESRKKKQQKRRGKKKKHVDDADLLSSENEENDPFSDEMDEDLLRFEKIDKIMEVRGEGDERRGSSLGGSTTDMFNGEVSNQVVEQLRRQQNRSNEKSKNYVEKMLERQKGVNDFLSLEKAQESVQKNLSVVNYEEAFKQLKSQLKGKSKGKQQEVGDEGSVSEDGQVQETELSDVDDKEIERQIKGILQGKKLNEESYRLDRFEERVGVDTEEGSGKKDQKEGEEKKKIEEFFKNMRVEVKLSRDMCVGCGIPFQSSDQKKFGFLKSHVYERVVSRDEGFDRREILRDIYEGGAEEKCGKDGDLIGQGEDKLIGQMGSKLIGQGEDKLIGQLGSKLIDQLGGQTEEQKRKEQLLGEFHKLRGETMSKVVQLGRGGTSLDGSGTSLDGSGTSLDGSGSAIQNKASQPTGAERTDEKFYLCERCFNLKYKNDIKDNMIINYTNKNEINAQDFEKYVINIFKKRCFIIYIVDILDLYIYSNLQNLFFYIRCTLIRVKVKVFSFA, from the exons ATGAGTAGCCTCTCTGTAGGTGACTGGACACGCGAAAGACGCGGAAGTAAACTCTTCGCagacaattttgaaaaagtgtttaaagaaaatttcgaCGAAAGCAGTCGGTTGAAGAAGAGCGAGCTGATCTCCATCTTAGCCTGCATCTGCACAAATATAGTTATagagtatttaaaaataaaggaggaaaaaaaaaccgaaAATTTTGAGTACCCCTTTGACTATAGCCTGATGAATATCTTAAAACTGGTGAACTTTGAATATGACGTAAATGAGGAGCTtcagaagaaaaggaaaaaagagaagaaggagtTTAACAGGAGGAAGTTCAAGGGGGGTGGTGTCCAAATGGGCACGATGGGGGAAGGCACCGTTCGTGAGAGGGGCGACGGACGTGATAGAGGTGGCGGACGCGACAGGAGGGGAGACAACGTCCCAAGCGAACTCCATTTAGGAGGACCACTAACTGAAGGCGTATACGAAGAGACGGAGGAAGAAGTTAACATAAATATCGACAACAAAAACacgaaagaagaaaacgaaaaattggACGAATACATTAAAATGATGGAGTTCAATACAATGGAAATTAAAGATATTGAACCGTATAtcgaccttttttttggaaaaaaaacatatgaaAAAGTTTTTGTAAAGAACGGGATAGATATACACAAAATTTACGATAAGCTAAGTGAGGCGCTGTTTGATAAGTGCCAAGAAAAAGCAAACGTGATGGAACTGCAGAAGTTTGTCGAacacgaggaaaaaaatttgcgcaagaaaaaaattcatgtaaGGAATGGCACCATGTCATTTGACGAGTATATGGATGGTCTGGGCAGCTTGGAGGAGAGCAAGGGAGTGAGAGAGGTGGAGAGAATTCTCTACGACGGGGAGGTCCCCTCAG GTGGCaacgaaaaagaggaaaaaaaaaagaggaaaaatggCAATGTTATAAACGGGTTGAGCAGTAGTGAACGAAGGGATGGCGATCATTTGGGGGTTGATCTGGGGGACGGACCGGACACGGACGGGGACGGGGACGAGGACTCTCCAGGTGGGGATAGCAGAAGCGGGGGTAGAGTCGACAGGAGCGATGGCCATGGAGTTGAAGATTCCCCTGGAAGTGCAAACAGAGGCAACCAAAATGATGGGGGCGAAGGACAcgaagggggagaggaggaTTTCTCGCAGGGAGGGCACCAACGGAGGGAGGGAGAATTTGAGGGCAAAGAGGAACACAAGGAGGAGGGGAGGAGTGAGAAAAGGGGTGGCGTGGAATTCCTGAATGGAATTTCGTACGCGTTGATAAAGGGGGAGGCAGAGATGGAAGCAAAGGGTGACGCTTCGATAGAGACAAAGGGTGACTCAGTGGAAGACCCAATTGGCAACGCAGCGGGGGACCCCCAGGGCAACATCGTCCTGATAAAATTCGTGTACGATAAGAAATACGCGTGCGAGTTTAGGACGGACATAGGTGTGATAGCCTACGAGGGGGTGGGAACGGAATTATCAGATGATATAAAagaaggagtaaaaaaaatgcacagccGAGTCAGCAATGGGGAGGTTTTATCCGACTCCGATTTGATTAGAGGAGGTCCTTTCAAGCGAATACTCGAAGATCTAAATTTTGAGAAACTGTATGAGATGCCTTACAAGAAGCGATTTGCAAGAAAGCAAAGCATCGTTAGGGAAATGAATGCCTCAGTTGTggcgcaaaagggggtaaGCGAAATTGATGCGTATCCTCTGCTGTATGGATACTTGAAGGTATGGGAAAATGATTTACACTGCTACGAGTTGAACAAGGTCGAAATGAGGCACATGTGTGGGGTGGAGCaggggggtaaaaaaggTGGAGAAAATATGCcaagtgcaaaaatgaagtacaACTTTTTTCGCAATTACGATGAGGAGGGTGATCAGGCGGGTGGCGAGAGGGATGATCAGCCGGATGGCGTACTGATCGATAGCGACCGGTACAGACAAATCGTGCTCGCGGACGATGACAAGGAGAATGGGAATATTTACGACTTGCTGGGAGAAGGAGAATTTTCAAACAACGACTATATTTCGTTTAAGGCCAAACTGTTCATCAACAATAGGAATGAAATTAACTGCTATGAGGatttaattacaaaattgaggTGCGACAATTCGAACTTAAGTGTAACCATCCTGAGTCGcttgaacaaaataaaggaagaTCTCTCCTTTGTGTCGGGGGaggagtttttaaaaaattacacatttgatgaggaggacgagTTCTTCAACTTCCAGAAAATTGTGCACAGGTGTATGGTAGAGAGTAGGTACCATTCGATGTTTCGAAGTGAAGGTGGTGGACtcaaaggaggagaaagaaattttaaattgttttgTCATCATGATGATTCTTCAGACGGTAAGAGGAGGGAAAGTGCCTTGCGGACCGTTAGGGAACGAAACGTTTTCGGACCGCAAGTAAGAAAGGGGATCACCCGTCTGCCATCACGTATAGGGAGAGCCCTTTCCATTAATGCAAAGGTAAGTGCAGAAgaaagtaggaaaaaaaagcaacaaaagagaagggggaaaaaaaaaaaacacgtcGATGATGCTGATTTGTTGAGCAGTGAGAATGAAGAGAATGACCCATTTAGTGACGAAATGGACGAAGATTTGCTTCgctttgaaaaaatagacaaaatTATGGAGGTACGTGGGGAAGGCGACGagaggaggggaagcagCTTGGGAGGTAGCACGACCGACATGTTCAATGGCGAAGTGAGCAACCAAGTGGTAGAACAGCTAAGACGCCAACAAAATAGGAGCAAtgagaaaagcaaaaattatgtggaaaaaatgctggAAAGGCAGAAGGGAGTAAAcgattttttaagtttagAAAAAGCACAAGAaagtgtacaaaaaaatttgagcGTAGTAAACTATGAAGAAGCCTTTAAGCAGCTGAAGAGCCAATTGAAGGGGAAGTCTAAGGGGAAACAGCAGGAAGTAGGAGACGAGGGCTCAGTGTCGGAGGATGGCCAAGTACAAGAGACAGAGCTGAGCGACGTGGATGATAAAGAAATCGAAAGGCAAATTAAAGGCATACTACAAGGCAAGAAATTAAATGAGGAATCATATCGGTTAGACCGCTTTGAAGAGAGGGTCGGAGTGGACACGGAAGAAGGTAGCGGAAAGAAAGACCAgaaagaaggggaggaaaagaaaaagatcgaggaattttttaaaaacatgaGAGTCGAAGTGAAGTTGAGTAGGGACATGTGCGTGGGGTGTGGAATACCCTTTCAGTCGTCTGATCAGAAGAAGTTCGGCTTTTTGAAAAGCCATGTGTACGAGAGGGTGGTTAGCAGGGACGAGGGCTTTGACAGGAGGGAGATACTGCGCGATATTTACGAGGGAGGGGCGGAGGAGAAGTGTGGGAAGGATGGAGATCTGATTGGTCAAGGGGAGGACAAGCTGATCGGTCAGATGGGCAGCAAGCTGATTGGCCAAGGGGAGGACAAGCTGATCGGTCAGCTCGGCAGCAAGCTGATTGACCAACTGGGCGGCCAAACAGAGGAGCAGAAGCGCAAGGAGCAGCTGCTGGGCGAGTTTCACAAACTGAGAGGGGAAACCATGAGCAAGGTTGTGCAGCTGGGGAGGGGCGGCACCTCTCTAGATGGAAGCGGCACCTCTCTAGACGGAAGCGGCACCTCTCTAGATGGAAGCGGCAGTGCCATACAAAACAAGGCAAGCCAACCAACAGGAGCGGAAAGGACTGATGAGAAATTCTACTTATGCGAACGATGCTTCAAtttgaaatacaaaaatgacataaagGATAACATGATAATTAAttacacaaataaaaatgaaattaatgCTCAAGATTTTGAAAAgtatgtaataaatatttttaaaaaaagatgttTCATAATTTACATCGTAGATATTTTGGACTTGTAcatttattcaaatttacagaatttatttttttatataagatGCACTCTGATAAGGGTAAAAGTGAaggttttttcttttgcataa